A single Corticium candelabrum chromosome 12, ooCorCand1.1, whole genome shotgun sequence DNA region contains:
- the LOC134187537 gene encoding small ribosomal subunit protein eS27-like, protein MTEFSKKVCRRANRHVSYNAPGYPGTHSPVCKISRQPPFLPFAQSPVSTCCVSRKASQCTQPERSVDSKTMPLFKDLLNPNPEEEKAKHKLKRLVQSPNSYFMDVKCPGCYKITTVFSHAQTVVLCVSCSTVLCQPTGGRARLTEGCSFRRKH, encoded by the exons ATGACTGAGTTCTCAAAAAAAGTTTGCCGGCGAGCCAATCGTCACGTGAGTTACAACGCTCCCGGATATCCTGGTACTCACTCACCCGTATGTAAAATATCCCGTCAGCCGCCGTTTCTTCCTTTTGCGCAATCTCCCGTCAGCACGTGCTGTGTCTCAAGAAAGGCGTCTCAGTGTACCCAACCGGAGCGTTCTGTCGATTCGAAAACGATGCCA CTGTTCAAGGACCTTCTCAATCCGAATCCGGAAGAAGAAAAGGCGAAGCACAAGCTGAAGCGGCTCGTTCAGAGCCCCAATTCCTACTTCATGGACGTCAAGTGTCCCG GTTGCTACAAAATCACGACCGTCTTCAGTCATGCGCAGACCGTCGTGCTCTGTGTCAGTTGTTCGACGGTACTCTGTCAGCCGACAGGCGGGCGAGCGAGACTCACAGAAG GTTGTTCTTTCCGGCGGAAGCACTGA
- the LOC134187536 gene encoding ferrochelatase, mitochondrial-like: protein MFQACRYSAGLQPSLFGLFSRLGRMTTCLKSLNTSSQGTTENRKPKTGVLLLNLGGPEKVEDVHDFLLRLFSDRDLIQLPVQRILAPRIAKRRTPKVAEKYKEIGGGSPLRMWTEKQGELLVKLLDKLSPPTGPHQHYAGFRYANPLTEDAIEQMEKDGIGHAIAFTQYPQYSCSTTGSSVNAIFRHVMKNPSSMRWSVIDRWPTHPGLIKTFASLIKEELEKFPEDKRQSVVILFSAHSLPIKRVNRGDSYPLEVSATVQRVMEELQFSHPYRLVWQSKVGPLPWLGPQTEDAIKGFSKLGQKNLLLVPIAFTSDHIETLHELDIEYAQDLAKQCDIENIRRCRSLNDHPSFIQAMADIVVSHLESARSCSPQFLLRCPMCDNQVCGRAREFFKNQTVS, encoded by the exons ATGTTTCAAGCTTGTCGATATTCAGCAG GTTTGCAGCCGTCCTTGTTCGGATTGTTTTCCAGACTGGGACGTATGACAACTTGCTTGAAATCCCTGAATACTTCTAGTCAGGGAACCACCGA GAATCGGAAACCGAAGACGGGAGTTTTGTTGTTGaaccttggaggtccagagAAGGTGGAAGATGTGCACGACTTTCTGTTGAGATTATTTAGTGACAGAGATCTCATACAGCTGCCAGTtcaaag GATTCTAGCTCCTAGAATCGCCAAACGTAGAACACCCAAAGTCGCCGAGAAATACAAAGAGATCGGCGGCGGATCACCACTTCGCATGTGGACCGAGAAACAAGGCGAATTACTAGTGAAACTATTAGACAAGTTATCACCCCCAACAG GTCCTCATCAACACTACGCCGGTTTTCGCTATGCAAATCCTCTAACAGAAGACGCTATCGAACAGATGGAAAA AGATGGTATTGGACATGCTATTGCCTTCACACAGTATCCTCAGTACTCGTGTTCGACCACGGGTAGCAGTGTGAATGCCATATTTAGACATGTGATGAAGAATCCGAGTTCCATGCGATGGAGTGTTATTGACAGATGGCCGACACATCCAGGATTGATCAAG ACATTTGCATCGTTGATCAAAGAAGAGTTAGAAAAGTTTCCTGAGGACAAGCGACAGAGTGTTGTAATTCTATTCTCAGCTCACTCGCTGCCAATCAAA AGAGTAAATCGTGGTGACAGTTACCCATTGGAAGTGTCGGCTACCGTCCAACGTGTCATGGAAGAATTGCAGTTCTCTCATCCATATCGTCTTGTCTGGCAATCAAAG GTTGGACCTCTGCCGTGGCTCGGACCTCAAACTGAAGATGCAATCAAAGGATTCTCTAAGTTAGGACAAAAGAATCTGTTGCTAGTGCCGATCGCCTTTACGTCAGACCATATTGAGACACTCCACGAGCTCGACATCGAATATGCACAAGACCTTGCCAAGCAG TGTGACATAGAGAATATTCGTCGATGTCGTTCGCTGAATGATCATCCATCGTTTATTCAG GCGATGGCTGACATCGTCGTCAGTCACCTAGAATCGGCTCGTTCATGTTCGCCTCAGTTCCTACTTCGTTGTCCCATGTGCGACAACCAGGTGTGCGGCCGAGCACGAGAATTCTTCAAGAATCAAACCGTTTCGTAG
- the LOC134187539 gene encoding huntingtin-interacting protein K-like: MATATASQPKTHDDIKTADLEKVTDYVEDSEIKDKDIGKRISLIASRRAKEAEERQRREKELSKVPINKEDVELIMNDLEMSRSQAERQLREHDGDLIATLVTLTN; encoded by the exons ATGGCGACGGCGACGGCGTCACAGCCGAAAACTCACGACGACATCAAAACTGCGGATCTAGAGAAGGTCACAGACTACGTCGAGGATTCAGAAATCAAAGACAAAGACATAGGAAAA AGAATCTCTTTGATTGCGTCAAGACGAGCAAAAGAGGCcgaagaaagacaaagaag AGAGAAAGAATTGTCGAAGGTTCCAATCAACAAGGAAGACGTGGAGCTGATT ATGAACGATCTGGAGATGAGTCGCAGTCAAGCCGAACGACAACTTCGCGAGCATGATGGAGACCTCATAGCGACTCTCGTCACACTAACCAATTAA
- the LOC134187538 gene encoding adenosine 5'-monophosphoramidase HINT1-like — MADEVSKAQAAAPQGDTIFGKIIRKEIPTEFIHEDDLCVAFKDISPQAPTHFLVLPKKPIPQLSKASDEDEQLLGHLLITARKVAADLGLDKGYRVVINEGQDGAQSVYHLHIHVMGGRQMGWPPG, encoded by the exons ATGGCCGACGAGGTGTCGAAGGCTCAGGCAGCTGCTCCACAGGGAGATACGATCTTTGGCAAGATAATTCGCAAGGAAATTCCTACGGAATTTATACATGAAGATGACTTG TGTGTTGCATTCAAAGACATATCTCCACAAGCTCCCACACATTTCCTCGTTCTACCAAAGAAACCCATTCCACAACTATCAAAAGCATCCGATGAAGACGAACAG CTCCTTGGCCACTTGCTCATTACCGCGAGAAAAGTAGCTGCAGATCTGGGTCTAGACAAGGGCTACAGAGTTGTGATAAATGAGGGTCAAGATGGAGCTCAGAGTGTGTACCATCTGCATATTCATGTGATGGGAGGCAGACAGATGGGATGGCCACCGGGATAG